One Nicotiana tomentosiformis chromosome 4, ASM39032v3, whole genome shotgun sequence genomic window carries:
- the LOC138910543 gene encoding uncharacterized protein: protein MARDMTMPWLVGGDFNIIWDKEEKFGGLPVSLNEIDDFRHCINTCNLVDLGFKGSIFTWWNGRAEEDCIFKRLDRCLTNVEFQQIFPGIEVSHLSKIGSDHSPLQLKCDIEAPPVKKSFRFLNLCAEHESFKEVVRENWKADFCASPFVMFNYKLKKLKKALSVWSRATYGDIFQKIASLEEVVLVHEAHFEANPTMMNRERLQKVQTEMIRFLALEEKY, encoded by the coding sequence ATGGCAAGGGACATGACTATGCCATGGCTTGTAGGTGGAGACTTTAATATCATTTGGGATAAAGAAGAAAAGTTTGGTGGATTGCCAGTGTCATTGAATGAAATTGATGACTTTCGACACTGCATCAATACTTGCAACTTAGTTGATCTTGGCTTCAAAGGTAGTATTTTTACTTGGTGGAATGGGAGGGCAGAAGAAGACTGTATTTTCAAGAGGCTAGATAGATGTCTAACAAATGTTGAATTTCAGCAAATCTTCCCAGGAATAGAAGTATCACATTTATCAAAGATAGGCTCAGACCACAGTCCATTGCAACTAAAGTGTGATATAGAGGCTCCTCCAGTGAAGAAATCGTTCAGATTCCTTAATTTATGTGCCGAGCATGAGTCATTTAAGGAGGTTGTGAGAGAGAACTGGAAGGCAGATTTCTGTGCAAGTCCATTTGTCATGTTCAACTACAAGCTAAAGAAATTAAAAAAGGCATTGTCAGTATGGAGTAGGGCAACCTATGGTGATATTTTTCAGAAGATTGCAAGCTTGGAGGAGGTAGTTTTAGTCCATGAAGCACATTTTGAAGCTAATCCTACAATGATGAATAGAGAAAGATTACAGAAAGTACAAACAGAGATGATCAGATTTCTTGCCTTGGAGGAGAAATATTAG